The sequence CATCGGGCAGAGGGCCGCACGCGACCTGCGTTCCAGCTTCAAGCAGGACGATCTGGTCGGCGAGCCGCGAGACCTCGTCGAGCGCGTGGCTCACGTAGAGCACCGGAATCGCGAGTTCATCGTGCAAGCGTTCGAGATAAGGCAGGATCGCCGCCTTGCTGGCGGCATCCAGTGCCGACAAGGGCTCGTCCATCAGCAGCAGGCGCGGGCTGCTCAGCAAGGCGCGCGCGATTGCGACCCGTTGCCGCTCGCCCCCGGAGAGTCCGTCGGGACGACGCGCGAGCAAAGGGGCCACGCCCAGGAGCTCCACCGCCTGTTCCCAGCCCACGCGACGCTGGGCCGAGGGCACCCGCTGCATGCCGTAGCGCAGGTTGCCCGCCACGTCGAAGTGCGGGAAAAGGCTCGCCTCCTGGAACACATAACCGATCGCGCGCCGGTGCACGGGCACGAAGCGGCGCGCGGCATCGTCCTGCCAGACTTCGTCGCGGATGGCGACGAAGGCCTGCTCGGCTCTTTGCAATCCCGCGATGGCACGCAACGCTGTGGTCTTGCCCGAACCCGAGCGGCCAAACAGCGCAGTCACGCCGCGCGCCGGCAGATCGAGCGCCAGACGCAGGGCGAAGTCGGCGTGGCGGACCTCGAAACGCGCCCGCAGGCGGGCCTGGGCGTCGTTAAGGGGAAACGGGGGGCCGCCCCGTGTTTCCGTGCAGCGCATCGCGGAGCCAACCTCCGCCAGGCGGCGTTCCTGCATGAATTCACATCGGACGGGGTTTGGCATGGAAGCTCTGCAAGGCCAGCAGCACACAGAAGGCGAACACGAGAAGGCCACCCGCGAGCCAATGCGCCTGGGTGTATTCCAGCGCCTCGACATGGTTGTAGATGTCCACCGAGATCACGCGCGTCTTGCCCGGGATGTTTCCACCCAGCATCAACACCAGCCCGAACTCGCCGACCGTGTGGGCGAAACCAAGCACGAGAGCCGTCAGGAAGCCTGGTTTGGCGAGCGGCATGGCGACACTGAAGAAGCGGTCCCACGGTCCTGCACGCAGGCTGGCCGCGACTTCCATCGGTCTTTCGCCGATCGCCTCGAAGGCGTTCTGCAGCGGCTGGACCACGAAGGGCATCGAGTACAGCACCGAGGCCACGACCAAGCCCGCAAACGTGAAAGGCAGGAGGCCCAGGCCGAGGGACTGCGTGGCCTTGCCCACCGGCCCGTTGGGGCCGAGCAGCAGCAGCAGGTAGAAGCCCAGCACCGTCGGCGGCAACACCAGCGGCATGGCCACCACCGTGCCGACCAGGCCCTTGAGCCGCGAACGGGTATGCGCGAGCCACCATGCGACCGGCGTGCCAAGCAGCAGCAGGATCAACACGGTGAGCCCGGCGAGTTCGAGCGAGAGCAGGACCGAGGCCATGTCGATCTCGGGCATCGTCAGCGCGCTTTCCCGGACGGCCGACGATGACAGTGCGCGCTCAGAACGGGTCGCATATGAGAATGGGCGCCGTCCAGTGCGCCGACGCGGCGCTCAGAGTTCGTAGCCATACGAACGGATCACCGCCTTGGTCTTCTCGCCCTTGAGGTACTGCAGCAGCGCCTGCGCGGCGGCGCTGCCCTCGCCCTTCCTGAGCAGGACCGCGTCCTGCTGCAGGGGCGAATAGAGATTGGCCGGCACCAGCCACCATGATCCGACCTGCGGCTTGCCCGGAACCGCGACTTGGGACAGCGCCACAAAGCCGACCTCCGCATTGCCGCTCGCGACGAACTGGAAGGCCTGGGTGATGCTCTCCGCCGTCACGAACTTCGGCTTCAGCGTGTCGTAGAGCTTGCTCGCCTTGAGCGCCTCCTCCGCGGCAAGACCATAAGGGGCGAGCTTCGGATCGCAGATCGCGATATGCGCGATATCCGCGCGCTTGAGCACCGCGCCGTTCTCGTCGACGACGCCCGCCTTCGCGCTCCAGAGCACGAGCTTGCCCCGCGCGTAGGTGAACTGGCTGCCCGCAACCCCCTCCCCTTCCCCGACCAGGCGCCGGGGCGTCTCGTCGTCGGCCGCAAGCAGGATCTCGAAGGGCGCACCGTTCTTGATCTGGGCGTAGAACTTACCCGTCGAACCGACCGAGGCGATCGCCTTGTGACCAGTCTCGGCTGCGAAATCGGCCGCGATTTTCTCGAAGGGGCCGGCGAAGTTGGCGGCCACCGCGACCTGGACCTCGGCCGCCTGGGCCAGGCCGGCGACACAGATCAGCTGCCCGACCAGCAGCAGGCGGCTCACGAAGGACGAGGCAATTCGCATGGTGAAACTCCCTGGGGAATGACTCAGCCGATGACGCTGAGAATGATGTCGGAGGACTTGATCAGTGCCCCGGCGGGTGTGCCGAGCGCGAGGCCGAGCGTCTGCACGCTCTCTTCGGTGACCACGGCAGTGACATGCTTGCCGGCACCGAGGGCGACGACCACTTCGGCGTTCACCGGTCCCTCATGGATGCGGCTCACGGTGCCCCAGAGCTGGTTGCGAGCACTGGTGCGCAAGTCGCGGTCGGTCGTCAGGAGGACGCAAGAGGCTTTCACCAGGGCGACCACTTCGCTGCCGATCCGCAGGCCGAGGTCCTCGGCCGACTGGCGCGTGATGATGGCCACCAGGTTGGTCTCTGCATCCATTCGCAGATAGACCTCATAGTCGACGACGCCCTCGCGCAGACCGGTGACGCTGCAGGCGAACTGGTTGCGCGCGCTGATGCGCAGGTTCAT is a genomic window of Niveibacterium sp. SC-1 containing:
- the modA gene encoding molybdate ABC transporter substrate-binding protein, which produces MRIASSFVSRLLLVGQLICVAGLAQAAEVQVAVAANFAGPFEKIAADFAAETGHKAIASVGSTGKFYAQIKNGAPFEILLAADDETPRRLVGEGEGVAGSQFTYARGKLVLWSAKAGVVDENGAVLKRADIAHIAICDPKLAPYGLAAEEALKASKLYDTLKPKFVTAESITQAFQFVASGNAEVGFVALSQVAVPGKPQVGSWWLVPANLYSPLQQDAVLLRKGEGSAAAQALLQYLKGEKTKAVIRSYGYEL
- a CDS encoding TOBE domain-containing protein, encoding MSRFEVATEFGNFLGDTRIRLLEAIAEHGSISRAARHVPLSYKAAWDAVDTMNNLADQALVERATGGRQGGGTRLTDYGRRVIAMFRAVEREYQIAFDRLSQQLGGPDDSVEACQRLLRRMNLRISARNQFACSVTGLREGVVDYEVYLRMDAETNLVAIITRQSAEDLGLRIGSEVVALVKASCVLLTTDRDLRTSARNQLWGTVSRIHEGPVNAEVVVALGAGKHVTAVVTEESVQTLGLALGTPAGALIKSSDIILSVIG
- the modB gene encoding molybdate ABC transporter permease subunit; the protein is MPEIDMASVLLSLELAGLTVLILLLLGTPVAWWLAHTRSRLKGLVGTVVAMPLVLPPTVLGFYLLLLLGPNGPVGKATQSLGLGLLPFTFAGLVVASVLYSMPFVVQPLQNAFEAIGERPMEVAASLRAGPWDRFFSVAMPLAKPGFLTALVLGFAHTVGEFGLVLMLGGNIPGKTRVISVDIYNHVEALEYTQAHWLAGGLLVFAFCVLLALQSFHAKPRPM
- the modC gene encoding molybdenum ABC transporter ATP-binding protein, translated to MQERRLAEVGSAMRCTETRGGPPFPLNDAQARLRARFEVRHADFALRLALDLPARGVTALFGRSGSGKTTALRAIAGLQRAEQAFVAIRDEVWQDDAARRFVPVHRRAIGYVFQEASLFPHFDVAGNLRYGMQRVPSAQRRVGWEQAVELLGVAPLLARRPDGLSGGERQRVAIARALLSSPRLLLMDEPLSALDAASKAAILPYLERLHDELAIPVLYVSHALDEVSRLADQIVLLEAGTQVACGPLPDVLTRLELQSSFADELCSVLQARVVEYDGAYRLSRIAFPGGALLVGGTARGLGAHVRARVLARDVSLALVPPGPCSILNVLEARVLETRDDGPDKVNVRLHLGGGRGAEAGAEAQVLVSRITRRSRDMLGLWPGQRVFAQIKSVALVA